One Paenibacillus sp. FSL W8-0186 genomic window carries:
- a CDS encoding MerR family transcriptional regulator: protein MRISEVAKSMDLPISTIRYYEQIGIITDEYVLRDQNNYRIYATDIIHHLNVVKHCLAVGFSLQDIKSMISKNGMSKEEHVSLIQMKIAEIEAAQKKLDESKQNLYDILKLDITCEKGFGKY, encoded by the coding sequence ATGAGGATAAGTGAAGTAGCGAAAAGTATGGATCTCCCGATTTCAACGATCCGTTATTATGAGCAAATAGGCATTATCACGGATGAATATGTATTGAGGGATCAAAATAACTATCGGATTTATGCGACAGACATCATTCATCATCTGAATGTTGTAAAGCATTGTTTGGCAGTTGGCTTTTCACTTCAGGATATTAAATCAATGATCTCGAAAAACGGAATGTCGAAGGAAGAGCATGTAAGCCTGATACAAATGAAAATTGCGGAAATTGAAGCTGCTCAAAAAAAATTAGATGAATCCAAGCAAAACCTGTATGACATTCTCAAGTTGGACATTACTTGCGAAAAGGGTTTCGGAAAATATTAA